One genomic segment of Gaiellales bacterium includes these proteins:
- a CDS encoding MerR family transcriptional regulator translates to MRQVDLLEPVNITERLPQLELYLSQVCNVAGISKMQLDYWTTKAEIPTKGKKQRVYDMESVEMVMLIKQAKDKGLNLGAAIAAAREFQSRKAERATLAS, encoded by the coding sequence ATGAGACAGGTCGATCTGCTGGAGCCCGTGAACATCACCGAGCGCCTCCCGCAGCTCGAGCTCTATCTGAGCCAGGTGTGCAACGTCGCCGGCATCTCGAAGATGCAGCTCGACTACTGGACGACGAAGGCCGAGATCCCCACCAAGGGCAAGAAGCAGCGGGTGTACGACATGGAATCGGTCGAGATGGTGATGCTGATCAAGCAGGCGAAGGACAAAGGGCTGAACCTGGGCGCGGCGATCGCCGCGGCGCGCGAGTTCCAGTCGCGCAAGGCCGAGCGGGCGACGCTCGCCTCCTGA
- a CDS encoding nodulation protein NfeD, which produces MRRGLAAVALVLGAALLAPRAASPADARPLVIAITLQSEINPVSASFVSDAIGRAEDRHAAALVILLDTPGGLSSSMDDIVKDELAARSLPVIVYVAPEGGRAASAGVFVTMASDYAAMAPNTNIGAATPIDSSGQNIGSDLRRKIQNDAEAKIRALARSHGRNADEAQLTVRKATSYTAQEAARTGLVERVSPSLGTLLDGIDGTQTRGTKNLTFHTANARIDHQGMPFTLRLLDILIDPNLLYVLFLGGIAGLAYEVFHPGVILPGTLGGVSLILALFGFSVVPINWAGAALIVLGIALLGAEAYVTSHGLIGLSGVIALSVGGLLLFRTPGSDLGVSPVVVVTVAVLVGGGLAVVATRVVAARRQPAFATGTAALVGRTAVVRVALNPRGQVFIEGALWQADAGTGPIEAGRTVIVRGVDGLLLHVEPVAAATTPAEGVS; this is translated from the coding sequence ATGCGACGAGGTCTCGCTGCGGTGGCTCTGGTGCTCGGCGCTGCACTGCTCGCGCCGCGGGCCGCCTCGCCCGCCGACGCCCGCCCGCTCGTGATCGCAATCACGCTGCAGAGCGAGATCAATCCCGTGTCGGCGAGCTTCGTCAGCGACGCGATCGGCCGCGCGGAGGACCGCCACGCCGCCGCGCTGGTCATCCTGCTCGACACGCCGGGCGGCCTCAGCAGCTCGATGGACGACATCGTCAAGGACGAGCTGGCCGCGCGCAGCCTGCCGGTGATCGTCTACGTGGCGCCGGAGGGCGGCCGGGCCGCATCGGCGGGGGTGTTCGTGACCATGGCCTCGGATTACGCCGCGATGGCCCCGAACACGAACATCGGCGCCGCAACGCCGATCGACTCCAGCGGCCAGAACATCGGCAGCGATCTGCGGCGCAAGATCCAAAACGATGCGGAGGCGAAGATCCGCGCCCTCGCGCGGTCACACGGCCGAAACGCCGACGAGGCGCAGCTGACGGTGCGCAAGGCGACGAGCTACACCGCTCAGGAGGCGGCCCGGACGGGGCTGGTCGAGCGTGTCTCCCCCAGCCTGGGTACGCTGCTCGACGGCATCGACGGCACCCAGACGCGCGGCACGAAGAACCTCACATTCCACACTGCCAACGCCCGCATCGACCACCAGGGGATGCCGTTCACGCTGCGCCTGCTGGACATCCTGATCGACCCGAATCTGCTCTACGTGCTGTTCCTGGGCGGCATAGCCGGGCTCGCCTATGAGGTGTTCCACCCGGGCGTCATCCTGCCCGGCACGCTCGGAGGGGTGAGCCTGATACTGGCGCTGTTCGGCTTCTCGGTCGTCCCGATCAACTGGGCCGGCGCCGCGCTGATCGTGCTCGGCATCGCGCTGCTCGGTGCGGAGGCATACGTCACCAGCCACGGCCTGATCGGTCTGTCCGGTGTGATCGCGCTCAGCGTCGGCGGGCTGCTGCTCTTCCGCACGCCCGGATCGGATCTCGGCGTCTCGCCGGTCGTGGTGGTCACCGTGGCCGTCCTCGTGGGCGGCGGCCTGGCGGTGGTCGCCACGCGGGTGGTCGCCGCACGTCGCCAGCCGGCGTTCGCAACCGGCACGGCGGCGCTCGTCGGACGCACGGCCGTCGTCCGCGTGGCGCTGAATCCACGCGGGCAGGTGTTCATCGAGGGCGCGTTGTGGCAGGCTGACGCCGGAACCGGCCCCATCGAGGCCGGGCGCACCGTGATCGTCCGCGGCGTCGACGGCCTGCTGCTCCACGTGGAGCCCGTCGCGGCCGCCACCACCCCAGCGGAGGGAGTCTCGTGA
- the gyrB gene encoding DNA topoisomerase (ATP-hydrolyzing) subunit B, whose protein sequence is MPKSGYDAKDITVLEGLEAVRRRPGMYIGSTGPNGLQHLIIELVNNSVDEALQGYCDHIVVTLHPDGQCTVADNGRGIPVAVMEGVGVSALEVVLTKLHAGGKFGGGGYKVSGGLHGVGSSVVNALSERLHVEVRRDGYVWTQDYERGDPLTPMAKGDKTADTGTTVTFLPDAEIFDETDFTFDTLASRIREMAFLTSGLRIELIDERAGGQTADFHFEGGIRDFIAHVNDGKDPIHKQVIYFENETDEGHVEVAMQWNSSYVESTFSFANNINTHEGGTHLSGFKAALTRTLNEYAKEKGLLKEKDDVLTGDDCREGLAAIISVKLREPQFEGQTKTKLGNPSVRGLVETSANSKLREYLEEHPNDGKAIINKLIAASRARQAARKARDLIRRKSALGGGGLPGKLADCSISDPEAAELFLVEGDSAGGSAVDARDRSFQAILPLRGKIINVEKARINKVLSNNEIQAMITAIGSGIGEEFDISIARYHKVVLTCDADVDGAHIRTLILTFLFRHMKELIEQGYVYIAQPPLYRLKQGSDVRYFEKDHQLEEWLIRERLEKIELTDRDGAPLKLTEARLQRFQRVLKEYEGWAGKLKEQFGAGVVTYAKNQGLIDQDIATLDDLAAYLSAEAGEDDSHRVEIVATEDTALRVKVSERATGSSQVVKFPIALFTSQGYRSLRASHERLVDAVGRPPFAARLGKREETAETFEQLRPSILDLAKEGLNLQRFKGLGEMNPSQLWETTMNPENRVLQRVSVDDAAAADGMFSMLMGDRVEPRREFIERNASDVKFLDI, encoded by the coding sequence TTGCCAAAGTCCGGCTATGACGCCAAAGACATCACAGTTCTTGAAGGGCTCGAGGCGGTTCGCCGCCGGCCCGGCATGTACATCGGATCGACGGGCCCCAACGGCCTCCAGCATCTCATCATCGAGCTGGTCAACAACAGCGTCGACGAGGCGCTGCAGGGCTACTGCGACCACATCGTCGTAACGCTCCACCCCGACGGCCAGTGCACCGTCGCTGACAACGGCCGCGGCATCCCGGTCGCGGTGATGGAAGGCGTCGGGGTGTCCGCGCTCGAGGTCGTTCTGACGAAGCTCCACGCCGGCGGCAAGTTCGGCGGCGGCGGCTACAAGGTGTCCGGCGGGCTGCACGGCGTCGGCAGCTCGGTGGTCAACGCGCTCTCGGAGCGCCTGCATGTGGAGGTGCGCCGCGACGGGTACGTCTGGACGCAGGACTACGAGCGCGGCGATCCGCTGACGCCGATGGCGAAAGGCGACAAGACGGCCGACACCGGCACGACGGTGACGTTCCTGCCGGACGCCGAGATCTTCGACGAGACCGACTTCACCTTCGACACGCTGGCGTCGCGGATACGGGAGATGGCGTTCCTGACCAGCGGTCTGCGGATCGAGCTGATCGACGAGCGCGCCGGCGGCCAGACCGCAGACTTCCATTTCGAGGGCGGGATCCGGGACTTCATCGCGCATGTCAACGACGGGAAGGACCCGATCCACAAGCAGGTCATCTACTTCGAGAACGAGACCGACGAGGGCCACGTCGAGGTCGCGATGCAGTGGAACTCCAGCTACGTGGAGTCCACCTTCTCGTTCGCGAACAACATCAACACGCACGAGGGCGGCACGCACCTGTCCGGCTTCAAGGCCGCGCTCACGCGCACGCTCAACGAGTACGCCAAGGAGAAGGGCCTGCTCAAGGAGAAGGACGACGTGCTGACCGGCGACGACTGCCGTGAGGGCCTCGCCGCGATCATCTCCGTGAAGCTCCGCGAGCCGCAGTTCGAGGGCCAGACGAAGACGAAGCTGGGCAACCCGTCGGTCCGTGGCCTGGTCGAGACGAGCGCGAACTCCAAGCTGCGCGAGTACCTCGAGGAGCACCCGAACGATGGCAAGGCGATCATCAACAAGCTGATCGCCGCCAGCCGCGCCCGCCAGGCGGCTCGCAAGGCGCGCGACCTGATCCGGAGGAAGTCGGCGCTGGGCGGAGGCGGCCTGCCCGGCAAGCTGGCCGACTGCTCGATCTCCGATCCGGAGGCGGCGGAGCTGTTCCTCGTCGAGGGCGACAGCGCCGGGGGCTCGGCCGTGGACGCGCGCGATCGGAGCTTCCAGGCGATCCTGCCGCTGCGGGGCAAGATCATCAACGTCGAGAAGGCCCGCATCAACAAGGTGCTCTCGAACAACGAGATCCAGGCGATGATCACCGCGATCGGCTCGGGCATCGGCGAGGAGTTCGATATCAGCATCGCCCGCTACCACAAGGTCGTGCTGACATGTGACGCGGACGTCGATGGCGCGCATATCCGCACGCTGATCCTCACGTTCCTGTTCCGGCACATGAAGGAGCTGATCGAGCAGGGCTACGTGTACATCGCCCAGCCGCCGCTCTACCGGCTGAAGCAGGGCAGCGACGTCCGGTACTTCGAGAAGGACCACCAGCTCGAGGAGTGGCTGATTCGGGAGCGGCTGGAGAAGATCGAGCTGACCGACCGGGACGGCGCGCCGCTCAAGCTGACCGAAGCGCGGCTGCAGCGGTTCCAGCGCGTGCTCAAGGAGTACGAGGGCTGGGCCGGCAAGCTCAAGGAGCAGTTCGGCGCCGGCGTGGTGACGTACGCGAAGAACCAGGGGTTGATCGACCAGGACATCGCGACGCTCGACGACCTCGCTGCATATCTCTCGGCCGAAGCGGGCGAGGACGACTCGCACCGGGTGGAGATCGTTGCCACCGAGGACACCGCGCTTCGCGTCAAGGTCAGCGAGCGCGCGACCGGCTCCTCCCAGGTCGTGAAGTTCCCGATTGCGCTCTTCACGAGCCAGGGCTATCGCAGCCTGCGCGCATCGCACGAGCGCCTGGTGGACGCGGTCGGCCGGCCGCCGTTCGCCGCACGGCTCGGCAAGCGTGAGGAGACGGCCGAGACGTTCGAGCAGCTGCGGCCGAGCATCCTCGACTTGGCGAAGGAGGGGCTGAACCTCCAGCGGTTCAAGGGGCTGGGCGAGATGAACCCGTCGCAGCTCTGGGAGACGACGATGAACCCGGAGAACCGCGTGCTGCAGCGGGTGTCCGTGGACGACGCCGCGGCCGCGGACGGGATGTTCTCGATGCTGATGGGCGACCGCGTCGAGCCGCGGCGCGAGTTCATCGAGCGCAATGCCTCCGACGTGAAGTTCCTGGACATCTGA
- a CDS encoding slipin family protein, with product MTVLIVLAVILVFVIVVLANAVRVLREYERGVVFRLGRLMGSPRGPGLFLLIPVVDRMVKVDLRVITLVIPPQEVITRDNVPVRVNAVAYFQVVDPAASIVKVADYSLATSQISQTTLRSVLGQHVLDELLSERDKINQILQRIIDEQTGPWGIKVNVVEVRDVEIPSGMQRAMARQAEAERERRAKVISAAGEFEASAKLTEAAAVISEHPIALTLRYLQTLLEIAGPNSSTTIFPVPIDLLGPFMPQGRQEPAE from the coding sequence GTGACAGTCCTGATCGTGCTAGCCGTCATCCTGGTCTTTGTCATCGTGGTGCTGGCCAACGCCGTGCGCGTGCTGCGCGAGTACGAGCGCGGGGTGGTCTTCCGGCTCGGGCGCCTGATGGGCTCGCCGCGCGGGCCGGGGCTGTTCCTGCTGATCCCGGTCGTCGACCGGATGGTCAAGGTCGACCTGCGCGTCATCACGCTCGTGATCCCACCGCAGGAGGTGATCACCCGCGACAACGTTCCGGTGCGCGTGAACGCCGTCGCGTACTTCCAGGTCGTCGATCCCGCCGCCTCGATCGTGAAGGTGGCCGACTACTCGCTGGCGACGAGCCAGATCTCGCAGACCACGCTGCGCAGCGTGCTCGGGCAGCACGTGCTCGACGAGCTGCTGTCCGAGCGCGACAAGATCAACCAGATCCTCCAGCGGATCATCGACGAGCAGACGGGCCCGTGGGGCATCAAGGTGAACGTGGTCGAGGTGCGAGACGTCGAGATCCCAAGCGGCATGCAGCGGGCGATGGCGCGGCAGGCCGAAGCGGAGCGCGAGCGGCGGGCGAAGGTGATCTCCGCCGCGGGCGAGTTCGAAGCCTCCGCGAAGCTGACCGAAGCGGCCGCCGTGATCAGCGAGCACCCGATCGCGCTCACGCTGCGCTACCTGCAGACGCTGCTCGAGATCGCCGGGCCCAACTCCAGCACCACCATCTTCCCCGTGCCGATCGACCTGCTGGGACCGTTCATGCCGCAGGGACGCCAGGAGCCGGCGGAATAG
- the dnaN gene encoding DNA polymerase III subunit beta, with amino-acid sequence MKIVCSQDELLAKLQIAARGVSQRSTVQILSGVLMRATPDGAELASTDMEISLRVPLSCRVEEPGDVVLPGRLLLDIVRALPAEDVTVSQPGGTGAAQLECGPSRYSLSTQSAEDFPQLPMPGGSSFTVDRDAFVDTVAHVGRAASKDESRPVLTGVLVELGDGTVTMAATDSYRLSVKESALPGATGEVQAIVPARALTEIARIASGDKLEVSVQENQVLFGMDGVWLSARRIDGQFPNYRQLLPQSFEHEVSISKDELLDVIRRTALMAQRNLPVRLSFEEGSLTLTAQTQDVGEARESLPVDFHGDKLEIGFNPDFLRDGVESVEGDTVRLRLISSLRPGLLQGDDGSFWYLIMPIRLPS; translated from the coding sequence ATGAAGATCGTCTGCTCCCAGGATGAGCTCCTGGCGAAACTGCAGATCGCGGCCCGTGGGGTGTCCCAGCGATCGACCGTGCAGATCCTGTCGGGCGTCCTGATGCGCGCCACGCCCGATGGCGCCGAGCTCGCGTCCACGGACATGGAGATCTCGCTGAGGGTGCCGCTGAGCTGCCGTGTCGAGGAGCCGGGAGACGTGGTGCTCCCGGGCCGGTTGCTGCTCGACATCGTGCGCGCGCTGCCGGCCGAGGACGTCACCGTCTCGCAGCCGGGTGGCACCGGCGCAGCGCAGCTCGAGTGCGGTCCCAGCCGCTATTCGCTGAGCACCCAGAGCGCCGAGGATTTCCCCCAGCTCCCCATGCCCGGTGGATCGTCGTTCACCGTCGACCGCGATGCGTTCGTCGACACCGTGGCACACGTGGGGCGGGCGGCGTCCAAGGACGAGTCCCGCCCGGTGCTGACCGGCGTGCTGGTCGAGCTCGGCGATGGCACCGTCACCATGGCCGCGACGGACAGCTACCGGCTCTCGGTCAAGGAGTCGGCGTTGCCGGGCGCGACCGGCGAGGTCCAGGCGATCGTGCCGGCCCGTGCGCTCACCGAGATCGCGCGGATCGCATCCGGTGACAAGCTCGAGGTTTCGGTGCAGGAGAACCAGGTGCTGTTCGGGATGGACGGCGTGTGGCTGTCGGCACGCCGGATCGACGGGCAGTTCCCCAACTACCGCCAGTTGCTGCCGCAGTCGTTCGAGCACGAGGTCAGCATCTCCAAGGACGAGCTGCTGGACGTCATCCGCCGGACGGCGCTCATGGCCCAGCGCAACCTGCCGGTGCGGTTGAGCTTCGAGGAGGGGTCGCTCACCCTGACGGCGCAGACGCAGGACGTTGGCGAAGCGCGTGAGTCGCTGCCGGTGGACTTCCACGGCGACAAGCTCGAGATCGGCTTCAACCCGGACTTCCTGCGCGACGGCGTCGAGAGCGTGGAGGGCGACACCGTCCGCCTCCGGCTGATCAGCTCGCTGCGGCCAGGGCTGCTCCAGGGCGACGACGGGTCGTTCTGGTACCTGATCATGCCCATCCGCCTGCCGTCCTGA
- the gyrA gene encoding DNA gyrase subunit A → METLGDGRIEPRELAEEMRTSYLDYAMSVIVGRALPDVRDGLKPVHRRVLFSMNETGLQPNRPYSKCAAVVGDVLGKYHPHGDSAAYDALVRMAQWFSLRYPLVDGQGNFGNQDGYSAAAMRYTECRLSPLAVEMLRDIDADTVDFKPNYDERRREPIVLPSRFPNLLVNGSSGIAVGMATNIPPHNLGETIDAAIEMMDNPDATVEDLMKHIKGPDFPTAGSIMGMSGIREAYETGRGRVVMRAKVHTEDVRGGKTALIVTELPYMVRKGGDEGVIQKIADLVDSKVLSEISNLNDESDRTGMRIYIELKRDAIPKVVLNKLYKHTPLQTTFGVNMVALVDGVNPRTLSLKQMLFHYIEHQKEVVTRRTKFELDRAEKRAHVLEGYLIALDHLDEVIALIRAAEDTEAARNGLISQFGLTEIQAQAILELRLRALTGLARKEIKNEHADLLERIAELRSILADEGRLMDVIREELLEIRQRFADPRRTEIIAAEGEIDLEQLIAEEDMVISITASGYIKRLPISTYRTQGRGGIGVMGMDMKEGDYIEHLFVASTHDYLLFFTTVGKVYRVKVHELPLGTRQSKGRALVNVLPLRQDERVKAVIDTRTYSEGTYLLFATRNGVVKKTEFKSYDTVLKADGIIALKVREGDELVGVRLTDGEDDVLMVSRNGSAVRFSEQDVRPMGRDTSGVQGMKLRSGDDVIAVEIARDDQDLLVVTENGFGKRTRVEEYPAKGRGTMGVLTVRYTESRGRLAGAMIVKDGYDLMLISHDGTVIRTSADGISRMGRATQGVRVMNLREGDRVSAIARVTEPQAAAVEDGFEIDGADAADGGAAPGGLSPGAAPTGGPPGEGTEPDA, encoded by the coding sequence ATGGAGACCTTGGGAGACGGGCGCATCGAGCCGCGCGAGCTCGCGGAGGAGATGCGCACGAGCTACCTCGACTACGCGATGAGCGTGATCGTCGGGCGCGCACTCCCCGACGTGCGCGACGGCCTCAAGCCGGTGCACCGCCGCGTCCTGTTCTCGATGAACGAGACCGGCCTGCAGCCGAACCGGCCGTACTCGAAGTGTGCGGCCGTCGTCGGCGACGTGCTCGGCAAGTATCACCCGCACGGCGATTCGGCGGCGTACGACGCGCTCGTACGCATGGCGCAATGGTTCTCGCTCCGCTATCCCCTGGTCGACGGCCAGGGCAACTTCGGCAACCAGGACGGCTATTCGGCCGCGGCCATGCGCTACACCGAATGCCGGCTGTCTCCCCTCGCGGTGGAGATGCTGCGCGACATCGACGCGGACACGGTCGACTTCAAGCCCAACTACGACGAGCGGCGGCGCGAGCCGATCGTCCTGCCGTCGCGGTTTCCCAACCTGCTCGTCAACGGCTCGTCCGGCATCGCGGTCGGCATGGCGACGAACATCCCGCCGCACAACCTGGGCGAGACGATCGACGCGGCGATCGAGATGATGGACAACCCGGACGCCACGGTCGAGGACCTGATGAAGCACATCAAAGGCCCCGACTTCCCGACCGCCGGCTCAATCATGGGCATGTCGGGGATCCGCGAGGCGTACGAGACCGGCCGCGGGCGCGTCGTCATGCGGGCGAAGGTGCACACCGAGGACGTGCGCGGCGGCAAGACGGCGCTGATCGTCACGGAGCTGCCCTACATGGTGCGCAAGGGCGGCGACGAGGGCGTGATCCAGAAGATCGCCGACCTGGTCGACTCCAAGGTGCTGAGCGAGATCTCGAACCTGAACGACGAGAGCGACCGCACCGGCATGCGCATCTACATCGAGCTCAAGCGCGATGCCATCCCGAAGGTCGTCCTCAACAAGCTCTACAAGCATACGCCGCTGCAGACCACCTTCGGCGTCAACATGGTCGCGCTGGTCGACGGCGTCAACCCCCGCACGCTGTCGCTCAAGCAGATGCTCTTCCACTACATCGAGCATCAGAAGGAGGTCGTCACCCGGCGCACCAAGTTCGAGCTCGACCGGGCCGAGAAGCGCGCGCACGTGCTGGAGGGGTATCTGATCGCGCTCGATCACCTCGACGAGGTGATCGCGCTGATCCGCGCCGCCGAGGACACCGAGGCGGCCCGCAACGGGCTGATCAGCCAGTTCGGGCTGACCGAGATTCAGGCTCAGGCCATCCTGGAGCTGCGGCTGCGCGCGCTGACGGGGCTGGCGCGCAAGGAGATAAAGAACGAGCACGCCGACCTGCTCGAGCGGATCGCGGAGCTGCGGTCGATCCTCGCCGACGAGGGGCGGCTGATGGACGTGATCCGCGAGGAGCTGCTCGAGATCCGCCAGCGGTTCGCGGATCCCCGGCGTACGGAGATCATCGCGGCCGAAGGCGAGATCGACCTCGAACAGCTCATTGCCGAAGAGGACATGGTCATCTCCATCACGGCAAGTGGGTACATCAAGCGGCTGCCCATCAGCACGTACCGCACCCAGGGCCGCGGCGGGATCGGCGTCATGGGGATGGACATGAAGGAGGGCGACTACATCGAGCACCTCTTCGTCGCCTCGACGCATGACTACCTGCTGTTCTTCACCACCGTTGGCAAGGTCTACCGCGTGAAGGTGCACGAGCTGCCGCTGGGCACGCGCCAGTCGAAGGGCCGGGCGCTGGTGAACGTGCTGCCGCTGCGCCAGGACGAACGGGTCAAGGCGGTGATCGATACGCGGACGTACAGCGAGGGCACGTACCTGCTGTTCGCGACACGAAACGGTGTCGTCAAGAAGACGGAGTTCAAGTCGTACGACACGGTCCTGAAGGCGGACGGAATCATCGCCCTGAAGGTGCGTGAGGGCGACGAGCTGGTGGGCGTGCGGCTGACCGACGGCGAGGACGACGTGCTGATGGTGTCGCGAAACGGCTCCGCCGTGCGCTTCTCGGAGCAGGATGTGAGGCCGATGGGCCGCGACACCAGCGGCGTCCAGGGCATGAAGCTCCGCTCCGGAGACGACGTGATCGCGGTCGAGATCGCGCGCGACGACCAGGATCTGCTGGTCGTGACCGAGAACGGCTTCGGGAAGCGCACGCGGGTCGAGGAGTACCCGGCCAAGGGCCGTGGCACCATGGGTGTGCTGACCGTTCGCTACACCGAATCGCGAGGCCGGCTGGCCGGTGCGATGATCGTCAAGGACGGCTACGACCTGATGCTGATCAGCCATGACGGCACCGTCATCCGCACGAGCGCCGACGGTATATCCCGCATGGGCCGCGCCACACAGGGCGTGCGGGTGATGAACCTGCGCGAGGGAGACAGGGTCTCGGCCATCGCACGCGTCACCGAGCCGCAGGCGGCGGCGGTCGAGGACGGCTTCGAGATCGACGGGGCGGACGCCGCCGACGGCGGGGCTGCGCCCGGCGGCCTATCGCCGGGTGCCGCGCCGACGGGCGGCCCACCTGGCGAGGGCACCGAGCCCGACGCCTGA
- the recF gene encoding DNA replication and repair protein RecF (All proteins in this family for which functions are known are DNA-binding proteins that assist the filamentation of RecA onto DNA for the initiation of recombination or recombinational repair.), giving the protein MRAVAVRGADFRCYERVEVELPGGLVGVVGPNGAGKTALIEMVHFGLLGYSPRTSNEAQVVRFGAELTRVESRAGLRQREIAVEIGYRPGEPKRVTVDGAPERSVERLLGRFPVLVFTPDRLRLVQGAPALRRAYFDRALARLWPALAARSAEYARRLAQRNHLLRRVRAGGARPEALEPWDRLLAEAGEDLVAARARLVSRLAAPFAQRLAELGGEPGESPLRYAPNIPAQTHMAEALAVRRTRDIERAVTGAGPHLDDVALLEGDRELRLYGSQGEQRRALLALLLAEADLLAEERDEPPLLLLDDVTGELDAQRRSLLLRAVERFDQTIVTTTDRADLGSREAALLSVDAGRVAA; this is encoded by the coding sequence GTGCGCGCCGTAGCCGTCCGGGGAGCGGATTTCCGTTGCTACGAGCGCGTCGAGGTGGAGCTCCCCGGCGGGCTGGTGGGCGTGGTTGGCCCCAACGGCGCCGGCAAGACGGCGCTGATCGAGATGGTGCACTTCGGCCTGCTTGGCTATTCGCCGCGTACCTCGAACGAGGCGCAGGTCGTCCGGTTCGGCGCGGAGCTGACACGGGTCGAGAGCCGCGCCGGGCTGCGTCAGCGCGAGATCGCCGTCGAGATCGGCTACCGGCCCGGTGAGCCCAAGCGCGTGACGGTGGACGGCGCGCCCGAGCGCTCGGTCGAGCGCCTGCTCGGCCGGTTTCCGGTGCTCGTCTTCACGCCCGACCGGCTTCGCCTCGTGCAGGGCGCGCCGGCGCTTCGCCGGGCGTATTTCGACCGTGCGCTGGCACGGCTCTGGCCGGCGCTCGCCGCGCGCTCCGCCGAGTACGCGCGCCGCCTCGCCCAGCGCAACCATCTGCTGCGGCGCGTGCGCGCCGGCGGGGCGCGCCCCGAGGCGCTCGAGCCGTGGGACAGGCTGCTGGCCGAGGCCGGGGAGGATTTGGTCGCCGCGCGAGCCCGCCTGGTCTCCCGCCTGGCGGCGCCGTTCGCGCAGCGGCTTGCGGAACTTGGCGGCGAGCCGGGCGAGTCGCCGCTCCGCTACGCCCCCAACATCCCGGCCCAGACGCACATGGCCGAGGCGCTGGCCGTGCGCCGGACGCGGGACATCGAGCGGGCTGTGACCGGCGCGGGGCCGCACCTGGACGATGTCGCGCTGCTCGAGGGCGACCGTGAGCTGCGGCTCTACGGCTCGCAGGGCGAACAGCGCCGTGCGCTGCTGGCCCTCCTGCTGGCCGAGGCCGACCTCCTCGCCGAGGAGCGCGACGAGCCGCCGTTGCTCTTGCTGGACGACGTCACCGGAGAGCTCGACGCTCAGCGGCGGTCGCTGCTGCTGCGCGCCGTCGAGCGGTTCGACCAGACGATCGTGACGACCACCGACCGTGCCGACCTCGGCTCCCGGGAGGCTGCGCTGCTGTCGGTCGACGCGGGACGTGTGGCCGCGTGA
- a CDS encoding DUF721 domain-containing protein, which translates to MSELRKISDDVRRIGRVPQVDPLVAQARGVWAAAVGDDVARRSLPVRRAGDALVVHCASAAWASELTLLERQLRGRLATALGGEAPPLRFEVGNVDAPDPSAGRRAPAPSRAPSAEQLMQARELASSIADPDLREAAERAIAAALSRDS; encoded by the coding sequence GTGAGCGAGCTGCGCAAGATCAGCGACGACGTGCGGCGCATCGGCCGCGTGCCGCAGGTCGACCCGCTGGTGGCCCAGGCCCGCGGCGTCTGGGCGGCGGCGGTCGGCGACGATGTGGCGCGCCGCTCGCTTCCGGTGCGACGGGCCGGCGACGCGCTCGTCGTGCACTGCGCCAGCGCAGCGTGGGCGAGCGAGCTGACGTTGCTCGAGCGGCAGCTGCGGGGCCGGCTGGCCACGGCGCTGGGTGGAGAGGCGCCGCCGCTGCGGTTCGAGGTCGGCAACGTCGATGCGCCGGATCCGTCGGCCGGGCGCCGTGCCCCGGCGCCCTCGCGGGCTCCCAGCGCCGAGCAGCTGATGCAGGCGCGGGAGCTTGCGTCGTCGATCGCCGACCCGGACCTTCGCGAAGCCGCCGAGCGGGCGATCGCAGCCGCGCTCTCGCGGGATTCGTGA